The following are encoded together in the Acetobacter vaccinii genome:
- a CDS encoding peptidylprolyl isomerase family protein, with protein MSDNTKKEDEKPSIVYAVPHDDSGQDYSYIVRLGQFDPKVEDHAYFNTQDEREKLKKSAGYPSEKQADGKPQKWMTGLLLYSSDNVSIFSNNYKQETFGISASKSNGETIQVTASSLPGTPVSEVKWTNYASKYGYEFGRSSKFSISVASSGVSVGLSFSSKMTASLSNSGGFSYSLKGESSLDEAFYYSLSGKKGPIEKCWLGDGVAKIFSKKTLGFSDKFEETVNTSFNLSIDTDLNKAWSSDRVKWANRAKLSFNVADKLLVAGGVVAASSTNKNVQKIVSSETVFHVLFRLQDARDALFLAVAMVSVITRAGFMSKEKNIGKSPDWIPNSILKGKHQYSLGMTVEEARIQCGHSSIVIKSNGEISLYGKELNLFGAKKISLNTGSGAAIELNGENAYILGKNISLMGSEKIVNYTAKTAGTPIEWNKELQKLKEELQVLEMRLVLENENYETRKQQARSVPEQMLASVLDAIEIEHRLSVEKLKKRILGTSLKIEKVNVKIKKMYKEIESGKHSEGSHVFLTPQKIEAVGKSTASVSGGSTEQALASGSLKVDQKSPTG; from the coding sequence ATGAGCGACAACACCAAAAAAGAAGATGAAAAACCGTCTATCGTTTATGCTGTTCCCCACGACGATTCAGGGCAAGACTATAGTTATATTGTGCGGCTTGGGCAGTTTGATCCTAAAGTAGAAGATCATGCCTATTTTAACACTCAAGATGAAAGAGAAAAACTCAAAAAGAGTGCAGGATATCCGTCAGAAAAACAGGCTGATGGTAAGCCACAAAAGTGGATGACGGGTTTACTGTTGTATTCGTCTGATAATGTTTCTATTTTTTCAAACAACTATAAGCAGGAAACGTTTGGTATATCAGCAAGTAAGAGTAATGGTGAAACAATTCAAGTCACAGCCAGTAGTTTGCCTGGAACTCCTGTTTCGGAGGTGAAGTGGACAAATTATGCGAGTAAGTATGGGTACGAATTTGGGCGTTCTTCTAAATTTTCTATCAGTGTTGCCAGTAGTGGTGTGAGTGTTGGATTATCGTTTTCATCAAAAATGACGGCATCACTATCTAATTCGGGTGGCTTTTCCTATAGTCTAAAAGGTGAATCATCCCTGGATGAGGCTTTTTACTATAGTTTAAGTGGAAAAAAAGGGCCGATAGAAAAATGCTGGTTGGGAGATGGCGTCGCAAAGATTTTTTCTAAAAAAACGTTAGGTTTTTCTGATAAATTTGAAGAAACAGTCAATACATCTTTCAATCTTTCTATTGATACAGATCTTAATAAGGCATGGAGTTCTGATAGAGTAAAGTGGGCCAATAGAGCAAAACTCAGTTTCAATGTTGCTGATAAGTTGCTGGTTGCTGGAGGTGTTGTGGCGGCATCCTCTACAAATAAAAATGTCCAAAAAATTGTGTCATCAGAAACAGTTTTTCATGTACTTTTTCGTTTGCAAGATGCACGAGATGCTCTTTTTCTTGCTGTTGCAATGGTCTCTGTCATTACACGAGCTGGCTTTATGAGTAAGGAAAAAAATATCGGGAAATCCCCGGATTGGATTCCTAATTCAATATTAAAAGGAAAGCACCAATATAGTTTGGGCATGACTGTGGAAGAGGCACGGATACAGTGTGGACACTCCAGCATAGTCATAAAAAGTAATGGAGAAATTTCTCTCTATGGGAAAGAATTAAATTTATTTGGTGCGAAAAAAATATCATTAAATACTGGATCTGGTGCCGCGATAGAACTTAATGGTGAAAATGCGTATATTTTAGGAAAAAATATTTCTTTGATGGGTTCTGAAAAAATTGTGAATTATACGGCAAAAACTGCGGGAACTCCAATTGAGTGGAATAAAGAATTGCAAAAATTGAAAGAAGAATTGCAAGTTCTTGAAATGCGTCTTGTTTTGGAAAATGAAAATTATGAAACTAGGAAGCAACAAGCAAGAAGCGTTCCTGAACAAATGTTGGCGAGTGTCCTGGATGCTATAGAAATTGAACATCGTTTGAGTGTGGAAAAATTGAAAAAACGTATTTTGGGAACATCGCTTAAGATAGAAAAAGTAAATGTAAAAATCAAAAAAATGTACAAGGAAATAGAGAGTGGGAAGCATAGTGAGGGGAGCCATGTATTTTTAACACCACAAAAAATAGAAGCTGTCGGAAAAAGCACTGCTTCTGTTTCTGGTGGGAGTACTGAACAGGCGCTTGCTAGTGGGTCACTTAAGGTGGATCAAAAATCGCCTACAGGGTGA
- a CDS encoding DUF2169 family type VI secretion system accessory protein yields MEIENETPLALVGVQHNQEEQAGYVLVMKGLFQLKHDAIAEPNAEPPEFTGDSVFQDKIGRSLQWPNDMEGFKPNLDFIIQGNFYAPDGAATTQSVAGFRFGPMEKMARIIGPRKAVRDPAGRWVVQGPAPVAELPLRWEYSAGGLSDLRNPFGLGQDAEVLDGVEGEVYHLPMIEGVSDKPWTPEARPEPVNFAAVPAMFAQRQKKLGTRDRRWSLFRAPLPPDDYDLSYANAAPTGQQAVGEPAGFEKMYFYNMHPTHAELICTMPDFRPYAAAVLHEADHAVPVDLRLDTIIAQPDKEEVVILWRGQVPGAKAEANIARVVCHWCKLNDAHTSETLALEITEQMQKEAEEEAVFEKIEFDKKLKNKLDILEKTGKEKAQEVQEAHASAMHDIQSLAGYEKLPPEFREQLKSAKSLDEMDEVIFKYVKIFEEQAKEEYKKLLKLTGEADTTGLI; encoded by the coding sequence ATGGAAATTGAAAACGAAACTCCCTTAGCTCTGGTCGGGGTACAACATAACCAGGAGGAGCAGGCTGGTTATGTTCTGGTCATGAAAGGGCTGTTCCAGCTCAAGCATGACGCTATAGCAGAACCAAATGCAGAGCCGCCTGAATTTACAGGGGATAGCGTTTTTCAGGATAAAATTGGCCGCAGCCTGCAATGGCCGAATGATATGGAGGGCTTTAAACCCAATCTTGATTTTATCATTCAGGGTAATTTTTATGCACCAGACGGGGCGGCTACAACGCAGTCCGTTGCAGGGTTCAGGTTTGGGCCTATGGAAAAAATGGCCCGCATTATTGGGCCGCGTAAAGCTGTGCGCGATCCTGCTGGACGCTGGGTCGTGCAGGGGCCTGCCCCGGTGGCAGAACTGCCTTTACGGTGGGAATATAGTGCTGGTGGGTTGTCTGACCTACGCAATCCGTTTGGTCTGGGGCAGGATGCAGAAGTGCTGGATGGCGTTGAGGGTGAAGTCTATCACCTTCCAATGATAGAAGGGGTCTCAGACAAGCCATGGACGCCCGAGGCAAGGCCCGAGCCGGTTAATTTTGCGGCTGTTCCCGCTATGTTTGCTCAAAGACAGAAAAAACTGGGCACACGGGACAGGCGGTGGTCTCTGTTTCGTGCCCCACTGCCGCCTGATGATTATGATTTGAGCTATGCCAATGCTGCCCCTACTGGGCAACAGGCGGTGGGGGAACCTGCCGGTTTCGAGAAAATGTATTTTTACAATATGCATCCCACGCATGCAGAATTGATATGCACGATGCCCGACTTCAGGCCCTATGCGGCCGCTGTCTTGCATGAGGCAGACCACGCAGTGCCCGTTGACCTGCGTCTGGATACTATTATTGCCCAGCCAGATAAGGAGGAAGTGGTCATACTCTGGCGGGGGCAGGTGCCAGGCGCAAAGGCTGAAGCAAATATCGCGCGGGTTGTCTGTCATTGGTGCAAGTTAAACGATGCCCATACCTCAGAGACGCTTGCTCTGGAAATAACAGAGCAAATGCAAAAAGAAGCTGAAGAGGAGGCTGTTTTTGAAAAAATAGAATTTGATAAAAAATTAAAGAACAAATTGGATATTTTAGAAAAAACAGGAAAAGAAAAAGCTCAGGAGGTACAGGAAGCCCATGCTTCAGCGATGCATGATATCCAATCTTTGGCAGGCTATGAAAAATTACCCCCTGAATTTCGTGAGCAATTAAAGAGTGCAAAATCATTAGATGAAATGGATGAAGTGATTTTTAAGTATGTAAAGATTTTTGAAGAGCAGGCAAAGGAAGAATATAAAAAATTACTTAAATTAACGGGAGAGGCCGATACAACGGGTCTTATTTAA
- the cydD gene encoding thiol reductant ABC exporter subunit CydD, which yields MAGSTIHQQEGRKVAGLARRVRGWLLLSVALGGLSAVCLVVVFVGLAQLVDNAAFHGQVPSLSTQWVWVLLGCLAATITTQFLSDMAGTQAGLRVVSSVRQDALEHLAKAGPVATSRLPAGEVLTLLSDGVEALEPYFARYMPAAARMVVQPLLILAVVAGVDGWSLLILLCTGPLVPVFMVLVGYRAQALMDQQWVRMTLLGGGFLDALRGLKTLRLFGRTADSLERIARMADAHRKVTLSVMKVAFLTSASLEFFASLSIAMVAVVFGTRLLAGTADFRSAFLVLLLAPEYFMPLRNFSASYHARQNALASMTRLMDIFALPISPRQAEEGAQPLQSEAADKLCCDSVFASYDGQTAVLQNVTCCFARNRLTVLEGASGAGKSSLLAVVLGFLQPSAGHVAAYGRNGQALCVAGLRMAWVPQRPLLVFGTVADNLRLGAPDADTEALRRVAAQADALSFIMALPQGFDTPLGERGSKLSGGQVRRLALARALLRDPDVLVLDEPTAGLDPASALRVADAIRGCTIGRIVIAATHHSALTARADTVLHVSGGRVVQAPMPAVETVA from the coding sequence ATGGCGGGTTCAACCATTCATCAGCAGGAAGGCAGAAAGGTCGCAGGCTTGGCGCGGCGTGTCAGGGGGTGGCTGTTGCTGTCCGTTGCGCTGGGCGGGTTGTCGGCTGTCTGTCTGGTGGTTGTGTTTGTGGGTCTGGCTCAGCTTGTTGATAATGCAGCATTCCACGGTCAGGTTCCCTCGTTGTCCACACAATGGGTGTGGGTACTGCTTGGCTGTCTGGCTGCGACTATTACGACACAGTTTTTGTCAGACATGGCGGGCACTCAGGCCGGACTACGGGTTGTTTCGTCCGTCCGGCAGGATGCTCTGGAGCACCTGGCTAAGGCCGGGCCGGTTGCCACATCCCGCCTGCCTGCGGGGGAGGTGCTGACTCTTCTGTCCGACGGGGTGGAGGCGCTGGAGCCTTATTTTGCACGGTATATGCCCGCTGCGGCCAGAATGGTGGTGCAGCCGTTGCTTATTCTTGCTGTTGTAGCCGGGGTGGATGGGTGGAGCCTGCTAATATTGCTGTGTACAGGCCCGCTTGTGCCTGTGTTCATGGTGTTGGTGGGGTATCGGGCGCAGGCGTTGATGGACCAGCAGTGGGTGCGCATGACCCTGCTTGGCGGTGGGTTTTTGGATGCTTTGCGAGGCCTAAAAACTCTGCGGCTTTTTGGTCGCACTGCGGATAGTCTGGAGCGCATTGCCCGCATGGCGGATGCGCACCGCAAGGTTACGCTGTCGGTTATGAAGGTGGCGTTTCTGACTTCTGCCTCTCTCGAATTTTTTGCGTCCTTATCCATTGCCATGGTTGCGGTCGTGTTTGGTACGCGGCTGCTGGCAGGGACAGCGGACTTCCGTTCGGCATTTTTGGTGCTTTTGCTGGCTCCTGAATACTTTATGCCGCTGCGTAATTTTTCGGCCAGTTATCATGCCCGTCAGAATGCCTTGGCGAGCATGACCCGCCTGATGGATATTTTCGCTCTTCCTATATCCCCGCGTCAGGCAGAGGAGGGGGCACAGCCGCTTCAGTCAGAAGCGGCGGACAAGCTGTGCTGTGATAGTGTTTTTGCATCCTACGATGGCCAGACAGCCGTGTTGCAGAATGTTACCTGCTGTTTTGCTCGCAACAGGCTGACAGTGCTGGAAGGGGCAAGTGGTGCGGGTAAAAGCTCTCTCCTTGCTGTCGTGCTGGGCTTTTTGCAGCCGTCCGCCGGGCATGTTGCGGCGTATGGCAGAAACGGGCAGGCGTTGTGTGTTGCAGGGCTCCGTATGGCCTGGGTGCCGCAGCGGCCATTGTTGGTTTTTGGCACTGTGGCGGATAATTTGCGCCTTGGTGCACCGGATGCGGACACTGAGGCATTGCGCCGTGTTGCCGCACAGGCGGACGCTCTGAGTTTTATCATGGCTCTCCCTCAGGGGTTTGACACTCCGTTAGGCGAGCGTGGCAGCAAGCTGTCAGGCGGGCAGGTCAGGCGACTGGCGCTGGCGCGTGCGCTGTTGCGTGACCCGGACGTGCTGGTGCTGGATGAACCTACAGCAGGGCTTGACCCGGCCAGCGCCCTGCGGGTGGCGGATGCCATAAGGGGCTGCACAATCGGGCGTATTGTGATTGCGGCAACGCACCACTCGGCGCTGACGGCGCGGGCTGACACTGTCCTGCATGTCAGTGGCGGGCGGGTTGTCCAGGCCCCCATGCCCGCGGTGGAGACTGTGGCATGA
- the cydC gene encoding thiol reductant ABC exporter subunit CydC: MNKYAAMGATARSKALSHFWHVAAPVRGHLALSLLLACMAGLANFGLLFLSGWLLAGAAAAGLAGQAAARAFNIVLPATGVRFFAMVRIGTRYLERVVTHDGALRLTSLLRSWTYSRLAPQAPAGLVDARGGDLLGRFVAETDQITGWYTDAAIPTLRALLCGIVFVGVFACVLPMAAFVLACGLAVAALLVWALTAPVTARLAARSVNERAGLQATMAETLQNLGENMTLGAMPARYAAMAKQQQGLNAVHRRLAVMERLAAGGVTLAMFVTAFVVLVCAAQALQAGVLDAPELPMLVLGVLAAFDVISALPTARLAAARAQVAADRLTQRCGDPEQDQGTTAPAQPQAPYDLVLDAVSFSYPGADVPVFDRVSLSIRQGEHVAIVGPSGAGKSSLINLLFGFWQPQAGHVLFGGVDVQTTGAESLSRFISVAAQDSYLFAGSMRDNLRLANPDATQAEMLAALQTACLGTFVASLPDGLDTLLGNEGLRLSGGQARRLSIAQALLRPAPWLVLDEPTQGLDAATAQALMAALLQARPEATIVCMTHSQDVQACMHRVLRVEGGRVWPEGGADMKS; this comes from the coding sequence ATGAACAAATACGCTGCCATGGGGGCTACGGCTCGGAGCAAAGCGCTCTCTCACTTCTGGCATGTTGCGGCACCTGTGCGGGGGCATCTGGCGTTGAGCCTGCTGCTGGCCTGTATGGCGGGGCTGGCCAATTTCGGGCTGCTGTTTTTGTCCGGTTGGCTGCTGGCAGGGGCCGCTGCTGCGGGGCTTGCAGGGCAGGCAGCTGCGCGGGCCTTTAATATCGTGTTGCCTGCTACGGGTGTGCGCTTTTTTGCCATGGTGCGTATTGGCACGCGCTATCTGGAAAGGGTCGTCACGCATGATGGTGCCCTACGTCTGACAAGCCTACTGCGGAGCTGGACATATTCCCGGTTGGCCCCCCAGGCACCTGCTGGCTTGGTCGATGCGCGCGGTGGGGATCTGCTGGGGCGCTTTGTGGCCGAAACCGACCAGATTACCGGATGGTACACAGATGCAGCCATTCCCACCCTGCGGGCTTTGCTGTGCGGGATAGTGTTTGTCGGGGTGTTTGCCTGTGTCCTGCCTATGGCGGCTTTTGTTCTGGCGTGTGGGCTTGCTGTTGCGGCCCTGCTGGTGTGGGCGCTGACAGCGCCGGTTACGGCCCGGCTGGCCGCGCGCTCTGTCAACGAGCGCGCTGGCTTACAGGCAACGATGGCTGAGACCCTGCAAAATCTTGGCGAGAATATGACGCTGGGGGCCATGCCCGCGCGCTATGCTGCCATGGCAAAGCAGCAACAGGGTTTGAATGCGGTGCACAGGCGGCTGGCCGTTATGGAACGGCTTGCGGCAGGCGGCGTTACTCTGGCCATGTTTGTGACAGCTTTTGTCGTGCTTGTGTGTGCGGCTCAGGCTCTACAGGCCGGGGTGCTGGACGCCCCGGAACTGCCGATGCTGGTGTTGGGTGTTCTGGCCGCTTTTGATGTCATATCCGCCCTGCCAACAGCCCGTCTGGCGGCTGCCAGAGCGCAGGTGGCGGCAGACCGCCTGACCCAACGCTGTGGGGACCCGGAGCAGGATCAGGGAACCACCGCGCCCGCGCAGCCGCAAGCGCCATATGATCTGGTGCTGGATGCCGTGTCTTTTAGCTATCCGGGCGCGGATGTGCCGGTGTTTGACCGGGTGTCTTTGTCAATCAGGCAGGGCGAGCATGTGGCTATTGTTGGCCCGTCCGGTGCTGGCAAAAGCAGCCTGATCAACCTTCTGTTTGGCTTCTGGCAGCCGCAGGCCGGTCATGTTCTGTTCGGCGGGGTGGATGTGCAGACAACAGGTGCGGAAAGCCTGTCCCGTTTCATCAGTGTTGCCGCGCAGGACAGCTACCTGTTTGCAGGCAGCATGCGTGACAACCTGCGGCTTGCCAACCCGGATGCCACACAGGCCGAGATGCTGGCAGCCCTGCAAACCGCATGCCTTGGCACATTTGTGGCCAGCCTGCCCGATGGGCTGGATACTCTGCTTGGTAACGAAGGGCTGCGGCTTTCAGGGGGGCAGGCCCGGCGGCTGTCCATTGCCCAGGCGCTCCTGCGGCCAGCCCCATGGCTGGTTCTGGATGAGCCGACACAGGGGCTGGATGCTGCAACAGCGCAGGCGCTTATGGCAGCACTGCTACAGGCCCGGCCGGAGGCTACCATCGTGTGCATGACCCATAGCCAGGATGTTCAGGCGTGCATGCATCGGGTTTTACGGGTGGAGGGCGGGCGCGTATGGCCCGAAGGGGGGGCAGACATGAAAAGCTAA
- a CDS encoding cytochrome ubiquinol oxidase subunit I, with product MDLIDPTVVDLSRFQFALTALYHFMFVPLTLGLTFMLAAMETVYVVTGKQIYKDMAQFWGKLFGINFALGVATGLTMEFEFGTNWSMYSRFFGDMFGTPLAIEGLMAFFMESTFVGIMFFGWDRLSRPAHLAVTYIVALGSNLSALWILVANASMNMPVGAHFDPETMRMTFDSFVGVVFNPDAQAKFVHTSVAGYVTASLFVMGISAFYLLRREHRHFAARSFRMAAVFGIISTVAVITLGDVLGRLDYEHQPTKIAAIEGLWHTSKPPYEPWIVAALPDDATQESYFEIGVPYVLTPLITHTFHTPITGMHELQDAAGPRIESGITAITALRRYGETHQQADLDLFQAHQNDMGYGLLATRHAPNQDVTAIAPDQLATVVAQTKPDILPNVFVTFWAFRLMVFLSLYFFVIFAMASYLSLKNQLERNKWFLKLCLWSIPLPVIATEFGWITAEAGRQPWTVFERLPTFMSASTHGTGYMIFSLAGFTLLYSIFIAAELYLMFKFARLGPQPHDAHGTDTHAPASAVAH from the coding sequence ATGGATTTAATTGACCCCACAGTGGTTGACCTTTCGCGCTTTCAGTTCGCGCTTACGGCCCTTTACCACTTCATGTTTGTCCCGCTGACACTGGGGCTGACATTCATGCTTGCGGCGATGGAAACGGTGTACGTCGTGACCGGCAAGCAGATTTACAAGGATATGGCCCAGTTCTGGGGCAAGCTGTTTGGCATTAACTTCGCGCTGGGTGTGGCAACAGGCCTGACGATGGAGTTTGAGTTCGGCACAAACTGGTCCATGTATTCCCGCTTTTTCGGAGATATGTTCGGCACGCCGCTGGCTATCGAAGGGTTGATGGCGTTTTTTATGGAATCAACCTTTGTCGGGATCATGTTCTTTGGCTGGGACAGGTTGAGCAGACCTGCCCATCTTGCTGTCACCTACATTGTGGCTCTTGGCTCCAACCTGTCTGCCTTGTGGATTCTAGTTGCCAACGCCAGCATGAACATGCCTGTCGGTGCGCATTTTGACCCCGAAACCATGCGTATGACCTTTGACAGTTTTGTGGGTGTGGTCTTCAACCCCGATGCACAGGCCAAGTTTGTGCATACGTCGGTTGCTGGCTATGTGACTGCGTCTCTGTTTGTCATGGGTATCAGCGCTTTTTACCTTCTGCGGCGTGAACACAGGCATTTTGCGGCCCGTTCTTTCCGTATGGCCGCTGTGTTTGGCATTATTTCCACAGTTGCGGTCATTACGCTGGGCGATGTTCTGGGGCGTCTGGATTACGAACACCAGCCGACCAAGATCGCAGCGATTGAAGGCCTGTGGCATACCAGCAAGCCGCCGTATGAGCCCTGGATTGTCGCAGCCCTGCCTGATGACGCCACGCAGGAAAGCTATTTTGAAATTGGCGTGCCCTATGTGCTGACACCGCTGATTACTCATACTTTCCACACCCCCATTACGGGCATGCACGAGTTGCAGGACGCCGCTGGCCCCCGTATTGAATCTGGCATTACAGCCATTACGGCCCTGCGGCGGTATGGGGAAACACACCAGCAGGCTGACCTGGACCTTTTTCAGGCCCACCAGAATGACATGGGCTATGGCCTGCTGGCCACGCGCCACGCGCCCAACCAGGATGTTACGGCCATTGCGCCTGACCAGCTTGCGACTGTAGTGGCGCAGACCAAGCCTGACATTCTGCCCAATGTGTTTGTCACATTCTGGGCGTTCCGTCTGATGGTGTTTCTGTCGCTTTACTTCTTTGTCATTTTCGCGATGGCGTCTTACCTGAGCCTGAAGAACCAGCTTGAACGCAACAAATGGTTCCTCAAGCTGTGCCTGTGGTCCATTCCGCTGCCGGTTATCGCAACCGAATTCGGGTGGATTACGGCAGAGGCAGGCCGCCAGCCTTGGACTGTGTTTGAGCGTTTGCCCACCTTTATGTCCGCCTCCACCCATGGCACGGGGTATATGATATTCTCGCTGGCCGGTTTTACGCTGCTTTACAGCATTTTCATCGCGGCTGAACTCTATCTGATGTTCAAGTTCGCACGGCTTGGCCCGCAACCGCATGACGCACATGGTACGGATACACACGCACCAGCGTCTGCTGTCGCGCACTAA
- the cydB gene encoding cytochrome d ubiquinol oxidase subunit II, whose protein sequence is MDLYTILKLTWAGLLCVLLIGLGLMVGMDMGVGTLLRFVGRNDAERRTALNIIGPHWDGNQVWFILGGGAIFAAFPTLYATSFSVFYVVMILLLFSMILRPVAFEYRSKVDSTHWRASWDWAFLVSGFLPMFVYGAAFGNVLQGVGYHFAWDGQYFQDSSFLSYLINPFAILCGLMSVALSVFQGGVMLMMRADDPIYSRARRYAQRGGVIAALLFVVGGAWIGHIQGFVLDSGNPGMPSNPMHGQHVSMGVGAWLHNYDLHPVLWLLPALGLAGMLGGVLLVRANSPHVAWWMGLASWIGTIGTVGAAMFPFFMPSTTAPDQSLTIWNSCASLYGLICMLVVALIFVPIILSYTSWCYYVMRGKVHTADIIKDTHSY, encoded by the coding sequence ATGGACCTCTATACTATTCTCAAACTGACATGGGCGGGCCTGCTGTGCGTGCTGCTGATCGGGCTTGGCCTGATGGTGGGCATGGACATGGGTGTTGGCACATTGCTGCGCTTTGTCGGCCGTAACGATGCCGAGCGCCGCACCGCGCTGAATATTATCGGCCCGCACTGGGACGGTAATCAGGTGTGGTTTATCCTGGGTGGTGGCGCAATTTTTGCGGCTTTTCCCACTCTTTATGCCACGTCGTTCTCGGTGTTCTATGTCGTTATGATCCTGCTGCTGTTCAGCATGATCCTGCGGCCGGTGGCGTTTGAATACCGCTCCAAAGTGGACTCAACCCACTGGCGGGCCAGTTGGGACTGGGCTTTTCTGGTCTCGGGCTTTCTGCCGATGTTTGTTTACGGTGCGGCGTTCGGCAATGTGTTGCAGGGCGTGGGGTATCATTTCGCCTGGGACGGGCAGTATTTTCAGGACAGTTCGTTCCTGAGCTATCTGATCAACCCGTTTGCCATTCTGTGCGGGCTTATGTCTGTCGCGCTGAGCGTGTTTCAGGGCGGTGTGATGCTGATGATGCGCGCGGATGATCCCATTTATTCCCGCGCACGGCGCTATGCCCAGCGTGGCGGTGTTATTGCCGCTCTGCTGTTTGTGGTTGGTGGGGCCTGGATCGGGCATATTCAGGGCTTTGTGCTGGACAGTGGTAACCCCGGCATGCCGTCCAACCCGATGCATGGCCAGCATGTAAGCATGGGGGTCGGAGCCTGGCTGCATAATTACGACCTGCACCCTGTCCTGTGGCTGCTGCCAGCACTCGGCCTGGCGGGTATGCTGGGGGGTGTGCTGCTGGTGCGTGCCAATAGCCCGCATGTCGCCTGGTGGATGGGTCTGGCCTCCTGGATTGGTACAATCGGCACTGTTGGTGCTGCGATGTTCCCGTTCTTCATGCCTTCGACCACAGCGCCGGACCAGAGCCTGACAATTTGGAACAGTTGCGCCAGTCTTTACGGTCTGATCTGCATGTTGGTGGTGGCGCTCATTTTTGTGCCGATCATCCTGTCCTACACATCCTGGTGCTATTACGTCATGCGCGGCAAGGTGCATACGGCCGATATCATCAAGGATACGCACAGCTACTAA
- a CDS encoding alpha-E domain-containing protein encodes MGDGIMTDMALNSLLSRYAECMMWLARYMERMENLARLLEVTETFVRDSEGQTAWDSIISINSDEELFRTLRPAGQQADAVLFYLTERDNPGSVISMAHAIRENARAVRPLVSIELWTQLNVFTRWLLDLTPQDIKPNSLSTLCTRIRLECQTHYGIAEGTLYRDQAWLFYRLGKHLERCDQITRLVDIRYHMLLPREEKPGSAIDITQWTAVLRSAAAYHAFRRLRPVTVTPANIVGFLLKNDGFPRSLAANLRQVDDVLGHLATHGGLRNQCAPLQECLDELRASLNDQTAGDIILRGLHDYMNWVQVHISQIQSAIACTFWPQAPTVTETAAALQPAQQ; translated from the coding sequence ATGGGTGATGGCATCATGACGGATATGGCTCTGAACTCTCTCCTGTCCCGCTATGCGGAATGTATGATGTGGCTGGCCCGCTATATGGAGCGGATGGAAAATCTGGCCCGACTTCTGGAAGTAACCGAAACCTTTGTGCGGGATTCCGAAGGGCAGACAGCCTGGGACTCCATCATCAGCATCAACTCGGACGAAGAGCTGTTTCGGACACTGCGCCCAGCAGGTCAGCAGGCCGATGCCGTGCTGTTTTACCTGACCGAGCGTGACAACCCTGGCTCTGTCATTTCCATGGCGCATGCCATACGGGAAAACGCGCGCGCTGTACGCCCTCTTGTTTCGATTGAGCTTTGGACACAGCTTAATGTTTTCACACGCTGGCTGCTGGACCTGACCCCGCAGGATATAAAGCCTAACAGCCTGTCCACCCTCTGCACCCGCATCCGTCTGGAATGCCAGACCCATTATGGCATTGCGGAAGGCACACTCTACCGGGATCAGGCATGGCTGTTCTACAGGCTGGGGAAGCACCTTGAACGCTGCGACCAGATTACTCGTCTGGTCGACATCCGCTACCACATGCTCTTACCGCGTGAGGAAAAACCCGGTTCTGCCATAGATATTACCCAATGGACGGCAGTGCTGCGCTCGGCTGCGGCCTACCATGCCTTCCGCCGTTTGCGGCCGGTTACGGTCACCCCGGCCAATATTGTTGGCTTCCTGCTTAAAAACGATGGCTTCCCCCGCTCGCTGGCAGCCAATCTGCGGCAGGTTGATGATGTGCTGGGCCACCTGGCCACCCATGGTGGCTTACGCAACCAGTGTGCCCCCCTGCAGGAGTGCCTTGATGAACTGCGGGCATCACTGAATGACCAGACAGCAGGAGATATTATCCTGCGCGGCCTGCATGATTATATGAACTGGGTGCAGGTCCACATCTCCCAGATCCAGAGCGCCATTGCCTGCACCTTCTGGCCACAGGCCCCTACTGTCACGGAGACTGCGGCAGCACTGCAACCGGCGCAGCAGTAA